In Phaseolus vulgaris cultivar G19833 chromosome 3, P. vulgaris v2.0, whole genome shotgun sequence, the sequence aaaagaaagagatacacaaacagtttatattggtttactcttaccaagagctacatccagttcccagaatccactgggcaatcctctaagcaatcaaatacagattacacacaaaaccaccaaagaagtgaccttgaacccctcaagaaacacacttcctttggcacaacacacaccaagaatattgatcttgacaacctcaagagcacacaacactcattggcttacaacaccagaaaatacaaaagtattcagaacaaattacacttgtttacagaatgaactgaaatcaatacagatgtaatcttattccactctctcttgagaaaaccaaagttgaatagtgaatgttcaaatcttatgTATGtgtttattgatgattgtaggATCGTGGTGAGCTGAAGGTCGTTTCACATGGGAGGAAGATAAATAAGTTAGGAGCACCTCATGAGCGAATAGAGGCTGTTGTAGAAATGTGTGGCTTAGGGGGTCTGCTTCAGGCTAGTTATGAGGTTTTAGACCGAGGATTGTTGTGTGGTTTTGTAGAGAGGTGGCATGCAGAGACTAACAACTTTCATTTACCGGTTGGGGAGATGACCATCACTCTTGATGATGTGTCAAATTTGTTGCATTTACCCATTGTCGGTCAATTTTACACGTAGGAAACCTTATATGCAGATTCGGCGATTGCTTTATTGGTACAAGCTCTCCGTTTTGACCGTAGAAATGCATCTGAAGAAACATGATACTGCCGAGGAGCTCATGTGcgcctgagttggttaagagatGTGTACGAAGAAGCATGCTCAAGGAAGCAGTGGACTGTGGCTGCCAGAGCTTACTTACTTCACCTTGTCGGTTGCACTATATTCGCCGACAAGAGTGCTACATTAGTTAGTGTGTTTTATCTTGAATTTTATGTTGATTTGAGGTTGACCGGGGGATATTTTTGGGCGGGAGCTGCATTAACTCACATGTATGAGCAGCTAGGAAATTGTAGTTATGCAAACATTAAGCAACTAGCTGGTTATGCGACATTTTTGCAGGGGTGGAGTTATGAGCACTTTATGTCTATAAGGATGAGACGTATGAAACCACTGTATTCTGAAGACCAACCTCGATGTAGGATGTATGATGCAGGAAAAGGTACTTCAATTGTTGTTGTTCGATCACAATTAGATACATTGACACCAACTTCAATTCGGTTTTGTCCGTATGACGAGCACAGGGAAGAACGTCCATTCGAGTGGATTTCCTTATTCTCTGGTTATTTGAGGCTTGGAAATTGGACACAATTACACATGCCATAACGTGTTCTGTGTCAGTATGGACATACACAGATCATCCCTCACAACCCATCTGTACTTAGACATGGTGATCCGGATACAAATGAAATGGACCGTCGATGGTTACATTATGCTGATTATGTCATAAATGATATGGCAAAAGCACCTTATCCTGGCGCTTGCGTTGAAGGGTACATGTCTTGGTTTAGATTTGTATCACATCCATATGTGATTCATGTGGAGGATGATGAGCGTCCTCTACTGGTACCCTCAGATGCACGTGGCCACGGAGCACATCCTGAGGAGTCCCATACTGCTCTGGTATGCTTGTAACTTCATTAACGTATTAATGTGTTATCTTTTCTAATACTATGACATTCACGCTTGTAGGGTATTTGTCGTAGAATTATACAGACATTGCAACCATTACTTAATCATGGTGATGTCGTGGAGGGCAGCCCTGTTTGGGAAGGCATACAAGCAGCCATTATGTTAGCACGAGAAGCTACTGATGATAGGGATGTATATGTTAGGAGACATTCACGTAGGAATGATTGAACATGTATTAAGGATAATGTATTAGGATTCCTTTTTATGTATTTAAACCTTATCTATATTATTGATTGAGCATGTATTAGGGATAATGACGACGTATTTGAACCTTATCTATAATATTATTGAACGTGGATTTTAGTATTGTTAAGTTCTgagcatttaaaaaaaacatgtactGCTTTTAACTATTAATACTTATATGTTCCAGATATTGACATCCATAGGCACCTGATTGACTTATGGATAAATCCATCCATATGCACCAATATTGGGTTATGGATAAATCCATCCATAGGCACCAATATTGGTTTCGGATATTCTCATCCATAAAAACAACAACGTGTTCCGGATAATTTCATCCATAAAAACAACAACGTGTTCCGCATATTTTCATTCGTAGGCACCATTGTGTGTATAGGATACATGCTTCAGCGCGCACAAATGCATCACAAATGTAGTcaatacatatattaaaatatcccaaaacaaaaatattagttatCTATTACAAATGTTTAAGATTAGAAAAATCGTCTaatgtgttagaatatatggctttaaactagagggggtgaattgtttaaagagagttttcgtaTACTTTTCAACcttgaatgaaaatacttcaagaaaaccttgattaagaaatcagtttttcaaaacataaagctaAGACACAACActagtaaaaacaatcggttgttttaccgaaacaatcggttgtttataccagttatcaaatatcaaaactgaatttaaagaattagggatagagagaatgcacacagatgtttatactggttcactccaaatctagagctacatccagtcttctcaaaaaccctgaggaaatctactaagcaatcacaacttgatcacttacaccacaaccaagaaagtgaccttgaacacctcaagacacacactcttcttggccaacacaccaacactaagattgttgatcttgatcccctcaagaacacacagccaatctcagcaaacacaaacgaaacttgtttcacagagtacaaggattacacttgttatagaagataatctgaaatgaatacaagcagaatcctattccacacactttgatcaatcacaaactctaagcaatctcacctctttgaaaaactcaaaaactctttttaAAATCTTGTTAAagattgttactcaaatctgtttttctgaatttattcaaagatgttgtttgttatcaaatcttaacaaactcttaaattgcattaaaagattggtcaaagcattaaatgACTGGAgtgtaagcagttaaatcatttaaagctcagtcaaagataaaacagtttttctgttatggtcccaaaacaaacaatcggttgtttcctcgaatcaatcggttgttttggttttaatagctcaaccatttgaaaaacaattttcaatcttttttcaaaacatctaagtataaacaattggttgtttcgacaaaacaatcggtagttttaacttagtttgaaaaacattttactttcacaaagattgagaatgcctatgctttagattcgatcaaggggtggattacaacactcaaactaccccagaactaaactaaaccagcacagcaacagcaaggacagccaaggcttcaacatccttcaaagggtttggattcttcaaagcttgaacaccacttggttcaacaatctccccctatttgatgaagacaaatccctggtgcttgtgtttgatctgattgaatctgaagcagtacctgcaaaaataCCATTTATACTATCCAATGCTTCTTATAGCAGTAGGTTagatttttatatattcaaagcataaaacatgataaacaatcggttgtttacacgaaacaatcggttgtttttatcagcagtagcagaaaacacttttatatcatagattttaacagattatacagtatcagataaagatatacaagaaccaattaattctccccctatttgtcttcacaaatagactttagcatgtatcaaaacaaatttaggagagattattaagatcaaggatacctaactaaTTTCCTAAGAAGAAAAATCTCTCTTTTCGTaaaggttttgtgaagatgttagctaactgcagtttggtctccacaaacttcacttcacagttctcattgtttacatgatccctgatgaaatgatgccttatctcaatatgtttggtccttgaatgctgaatctgatttttggtaagattgatggcacttgtgttatcacacatcaaaggaaccttgctgatttgtaatccaaagtctgcaagttgttctTTGAGCCACagaatttgtgcacaacagTTTCCAGCAGCAATgtattcagcctcagcagtagagagagcaacacatgcttgcttcttgctatgccatgagattaggcttgagccaagaaggtggcaagtgccacttgtgctctttctatctagcttgcaacctgcaaagtcagaatctgaataaccaattaaatgaattggagagtgagaaggataccataatccaacagatgatgttcctttgagatatttcagaattctttttgtagctttgaagtgtgactctttaggatttgcttaatatcttgcacatagacacaccgcaaacatgatgcccggcctactagctgttagataaagcaaagatccaatcaatcctctatattttgtttgatctacaccctttccagcagcatccgcatccatgtaacagcttgatggcattggagtgcttgcttctttgcaactctccatttcaaatctTCTTGagaaattcttcacacaaactatcttgtgtagcaccaaagatgatgtcatcaacatagatttgcacaagaattatttttgtatttgacttcttgatgaagagagtcttgtctaccattcccctttcatatccatgagataacaggaagttgctaagcctctcataccactgtcttggagcttgcttcagttcatacaaagctttctgcaacttgaagacatggttgggatacttatgatcttcaaagcccggtggttgatctacatagacttcctcattgatgtagccattcaagaaggcactcttgacatccattttgaagagtttgaaaccactcatacaggcaaaagccagcagcagcctcacagcctccaatctagcaacaggagcaaaggtttcaccataatctatgccctcttcttgattgtagcctttggcaactagccttgctttgttccttgtgatcacaccatcctcatctagcttgttcctgaaaacccatttcgaaccaataatattcatttcattagttttagggacaagaaaccataccccATTCCTTTCAAAttgattcaactcttcatgcatagcttcaacccacttctcatccttgagagcttcctcaattgactttggttcaatttgagagacaaaagttgtgtgcctgcagaagtttgagatggagctacatgtggagacaccttcctttatctgccctatgatgttatccactgacagatctctaggaatcctccactccttgggcagctcactctgttgcagaatttcaatcggttgtttctgcgaatcaaccggttgtttttctgcacagatttccagcttctccaaactgatgctctgttcatcttcttcagcactggtctttgggatttgattgattctgcgatctacctcatcaaagacaatgTGAACtaattcttctacagtcatcaaccttttgttgtagactctatatgcatgacttgtgagtgaataccctatgaagataccaaggtctgctttctcatcaaactttcccaagttttcctttccattgttgagaacgaaacagctgcagccgaagactttgagatgactgatgttaggcttccttccattgaagagttcatatggagttttcttcaaaataggccttataagcaccctattcatcacataacatgaggtgctcactgcatctgcccaaaagtacttaggaagtgatgattctctaagcattgtccttgctagctcttcaagagacctgtttTTCCTCTCTACcactccattttgttgtggtgttcttggagcagagaagttGTACAGAATTCccatcttctcacagaatttactgaacttctcattctgaaattctcctccatgatcacttataatagaacctatgttgctattctttgtattttgcaaccttcttcCTAGCTTTTTGAATGCTGAAAATGCAttactctttgattccaagaaaagagtccaagtgtacctagaatagtcatcaacaataacaagagcataataatttccaccaagactcatagttcttgagggtccaaagagatccatgtgaagaagttcaagaggttTCAAAGAtggaaaaacatttttaattttgaaagaacttttcacttgtttccctttttggcatgcttcacaaatgtgatccctctcaaacttgagttttggcagcccaatcacaagatcctttgaaattagcttgttcaaatgattcatgtgaatatgagcaattcttctatgccaaagccaagattcatcttgcttggatagaagacattcaattgaacatggtgaagagatatctagaagatacacattattaactctcttacctaccaacattacctctttggtgttgggtagacagatttcacatgtgtttgacttgaatatcacttgatatcccttgtcacatagttggctaatgctcagcagattatgctttaggccttctacataaagcacatcatggattaccAAGATGTCTTTATCTcttatggatcctctcccaagaatccttcctttgttgttgtctccataggtgacatgaccctcttgcttaaaggagatactcaggaactttgatttgtcccctgtcatgtgcttggagcatccactatccaagtaccacagttgcttgctctcctccaagatttcctacaaaaaatattttcaagtacaaagatttggtccccttatgaatgtgggtccatttgatttacactcatcaattaaagctttattacccttaggaatccacttcataagacctttaggaacaacatattttctgattttacagaacctcacagaatggcctcttttcatgcaatagaagcatgtaacaatcggttgtttcgatggtccaatcgattgtttttctggcattttcgaaaatgattttgaaaatctatcttgtttgttttgtggattaaaacccaatccagcttttccaaaaacacagttttgagatgctagaacaCTTCCAAAGTTgaattggcctttagaaagcatatccacagttttaacaagatagtggaccatcttttcaagattttcgcaattttcgcaattttcacaaactaaagtatcacacttgcacgaggattttttgtaaatgatttcaagattttcaaaatctgtttttgaattttctaattcctcttccagtgtctttactctgttttcaagccagctgttcttttcttttaaccgattgtttaagagagccaatcagttggcttcttcatgtgtttcttgaaaggcttgaagcaattgaccataattttcagagtttgaggagtttcatgaacttacactacttgagtcatcctcctttctAGCCATGAAACaaaggttgaggcttttcttattttgccttcttttccttcttgcttgactctttgtcattgccTCCTTTGATTCATTGTGTCCATGAGCAaccttgagtgtgtcccacatatccttagcagttttgcattttgatatcctgaaaaactcattagtatctagtgcataatctattatgttttgagcagtacaatcaagcttggccatcttacattcatcattggtccattgaaccaaggttttgcaatgaaagaaccattctttttaaactttggaatgtaaggaccattctcaattgaatcccaaattccttgatcaatagattccataaagattttcattcttgcttcccaatatttgtaattcaatccacagaataaaggtggtttgtagattgaagcaccttcctcaaaagatagttttccagccatagaaaaaagatttttggatcaacttgaataactttcaagaaccaagctctgataccaattgttagaatatatggctttaaactagaggggggtgaattgtttaaagagagctTTCGTATACTTTTCaaccttgaatgaaattacttcaagaaaaccttgattaagaaatcagtttttcaaaacataaagcaaaggcacaacactagtaaaaacaatcggttgttttaccgaaacaatcagttgtttataccagttatcaaatatcaaaactgaatttaaagagttagggatagagagaatgcacacagatgtttatactggttcactccaaatccagagctacatccagtcttctcagaaaccctgaggaaatcccacaacttgatcacttacaccacaaccaagaaagtgaccttgaacacctcaagacacacacttttcttggccaacacaccaacactaagattgttgatcttgatcccctcaagaacacacagccaatctcagcaaacacagaaacgaaacttgtttcacagagtacaaggattgcACTTGTTatagaagataatctgaaatgaatacaagcagaatcctattccacacactttgatcaatcacaaactctaagcaatctcggctctttgaaaaactctaaaacTCTTTTTAAAATCTTGTTAAagattgttactcaaatctgtttttctgaatttattcaaatatgttgtttgttatcaaatcttaacaaactcttaaagtgcattaaaagattggtcaaagcatttaatgactggagcgtaagcagttaaatcatttaaatctcagtaaaaaataaaacagtttttctattatggtcccaaaacaaacaatcgattgtttcctcgaatcaattggttgttttggttttaacagctcaaccatttgaaaaacagttttcaatcttttctcaaaacatcaaagtataaacaatcagttgtttcgacaaaacaatcggtagttttaacttagtttgaaaaacattttactttcacaaagattgagaatgcctatgctttagattcgattaaggggtggattacaacactcaaactaccccagaactaaactaaaccagcacagcaacagcaagcacaaccaaggcttcaacatccttcaaagggtttggattctttaaagcttaaacaccacttggttcaacataatGGACATTATTTGTGTGTAAACTTGCATTCGACTAGTGTAGTATGTTGACCAAGATTGGGTTGTAGGATAACAATGTGATGCCCACAATATATCTGTAGGTGGAATAGGACAACCAACTTTCAGCTTCACctataaaagtaataaatataaGTTACATAAGTTTTAAGTTAGCATTATTAGTGACtttacattttaatatattttgggTATACCTGGACAAATTGATTTCCATGGACGTGCTCAATTGTAATGATTCGGTGTTGAGTGAAGTTACTTGGTGGTTGGGTTCTTAATGGAAAAATAGTCAATGATTGTATCATGGATAATGAAACCAAAATAGCATTGTACTGATTAGTAATAACGTATCCCATGTCTGGAATTGTCATCCACTTATCTGTTCCTACTTGCAAGTTCAATTGAGGAACAAAGTTAAATGGTGAAATGCAAAGTACAAATGAAAGGGTCTTAGTCATTCGTACCATAGACATGTGGTCAACTAGAAGTGACTTCTTCAAGTATTCATATCGTTCATCACCACTAAACAGCTCAACATATTCTTGTCTCCATTCACTTAgttcttttaacaaattcatTCGAACAACAGCCCATGACTCCTCTCCCATGCCCAATTCGGCAACAACAACACGGTACCCACAATGGCCATCAGCCTTAACGTCCACAACATCAAGAATGTATGGATGATACCCTATAGGGAACTGATCAAAGAAAGGAATGGATTTTGGTGGTAGAATTTGTGGTAAGTGTccttctatatattttttagtcgAACAACTATCCTCTTGCGAGTGTAAGAAATCCACATGTTCAAAATAAGAAGGCATTCACTTAGTTGATCTTATGAATTTCGTAGGACGAACCATCTTTACAACACCTTTTGTTTTCACCTTAGCATGTGGTGCGTTAATAGATATCTTCTCTGGAAAGGCCATCTCTTGCAATTTAGTTTTGATGTTAACCTTACCTGCAACATCCAACTCTTTGAAACGCTTCGCGATCACCTCAAACTCTTTGTCAATTGACAACTCAGATGAATATTGTTCACCTGCAATATCTTCAAACTTAATCGAGCCCACATGACATGTACTGATTTAAGTGGTATGATACCCACACCAAATGAAGCCAATTGATACGCACACGGAAGACCATGAGTACACGTAAGAGTACATCCACACCGATTTTTATCAAACCCCACTAATTTGACCCTATCAAGCTCTTTGAAAATAAGGTTCAAAGCCTATTTTGACACAAAACCTAACAATTTTTTGTAACTTGTAACCTTAAACTGATGTCCCACCACATGAAGACTCTTTTGGAATGAAGCTTTGATTGCATTATGTTGTAAAATAATCATCTTATTGATCGAATCCCAACAGAAACATAAATCCCCCATATAATTTTGAAGAATTCTCTTTAGGATTCAGTGTGTCGCCTCAACACTGTTACTTGTTGTGTTTCCTAAGTGCATTACCTTATCTATCCATGCCTTCACAAATTTTTCTTTGTGTGGACGTAACCATGTATCCATCACATAATCAACAAATATAGGCCATGGAGAACAGACAACTTGAAGAGCATTGACACGATCTTCAAAGGCCTCAACAATATCACAATCCACAACAAATCCCCAAGCTTGCATTACTTGATCCCAAGCCTCCCTTAGATGCaccaacattttacattttgctttcacatttttatcaatgtgaaaTCGACAAAGCAAATTATAAGCTTTAGGAAACACAATTCTCACTGCATTCATTAAGGCAATATCTCTATCACATACTACCACCCTAGGGTATGAATCAATTCTCAAAAACAATCCTTTAAGTCTATCAAGGGCccacaaaaaaatgttttcctTTTCTGCTGCTAGTAAACAAAATGCAACGGAAAAAATCAAACCAGTTGATGTAATCCCAACAACCTCAAGTAAAGGCATCTtatacttgtttgttttgtacGTACTATCCATCAACATGACAATATTAAACGAATTCACTAGCTTTACTGAATCTGGGTGTGTCCAAAATATATCCTGCACAACATTCGACACCTCTTCACACCTACACCAATGCACGTACATGTCTCGCTCCAGTAACAACATGAACTGTTGCATTTTTGTTCTGTGACCTCGTTGTGATCTTCGGTGAACACACATTGCATTATAAACTCGCTTTATCGTCGTCACATTCTTCTCATTTATCTCTTTCATTgttagtaaaatatttcttgTCTTCACTGAAGTTTTAGTCATATCCTCCACCATAACCTTTTTCTCTAAACTTAACCTTCCAGCATACGGATGACCTACCATTGTCTCTGCCAAAACATGATTGTGAGATCCACAAATTAATTCAACCATCCACCATTGACCACCTTTGACTGGTTTGTCTCGCAATCTAAAAGGACACTCACACTTCCTACTTCCCAATCCACTTATATCTACGTCTTTTTTATATCGCCTGTATTTACCTCCTATCTCACAACCTAATAATACGAATGTCATCCTTCCTCGTTGGCCCATCCATGTATCCGACcttaatataacaataacaaaccTAAAACTATAACCAACACTTCTCGCCCACTCTAACAGCTCATCTCGATCACGAAATACCTACAATAATATATgccaaattttaaaatcattcatAAACAATAACATTCAAAACCCCAACATTTACCATACCTCATTTGTAGTAAATGTCTCACTACACTTATGTGTCATATCTTCATTATCTAACGCATTGTAAGTTATTGACTACTCCATATCAACATCGTCTAATCCATCCCACACATTAATCTCTCCTGAAATTCCCATGTATGAGTCCTGTGTATCCATTCACAACGttggaaaaaaaatttacttaGCTTGCGGATACAaaaatccataagtcaaaacaTACACTTCCGCATTTCCACATCCAGAACATAGTAAACTATTTCGGATATGgatatccataattcaaaaaacaACTACGGATATTTAAATCCataatacaaaaacaaattcCGGATAATTATATCTGTAATGCAGTGATATGGTGTAGAAAATGTTACTGACTTATGGACGCTTGCATCCGTAAGGTTAAAAGAAGACTTCCAGATATCGGTATTCATCACTACCTGAGCTCGAACAAAATGTGATCAAAAAAGCTTAAATTTGTTCTTACCTCACAACAATGTCAAAGTGCAAACGACCACGTCCACCACCACCGTAAATCCACGTCCTACGCAACTCAAAGCACCACCAAAGAGGAAAATCAACTTTCTCTGCACCCTTCACAGTTGTTCAAAATAAACCTTCACAGCTTTTCAAACTAAAGAAGACAAGGGCATAGTTGGATTTTGAAAACTTCGTCGGGTGCAAGAAGCAAATGAAcgggtgcaggaagtaattgtCGCTGAAAGATGTTCCCTCTGATTGTGGTTTTTCTCATTATTCAACAAActatttcttcttgcacccccatatcttcttctgccacctccatacacaacatgaaaatacatttttatccttcttgtgtcaccccatAGAGTAGTTTCATGAAaataagacttccggattatataatccagaaagtaatcatgcatatgaaaaaaagctatgtaattcagaagctaattacaattttgaaaaataacttcCGAATTAcgtaatctaaaatattatagaggggtatttttggaaattcgaaaatatatggaggtgagagaagaaggt encodes:
- the LOC137805553 gene encoding uncharacterized protein produces the protein MWEPLSARLKTIAEDIPAIITRAVESSTRKLQDDLFNLRTENNTVRVKVEKLSFNLTLAEIEHSRDRGELKVVSHGRKINKLGAPHERIEAVVEMCGLGGLLQASYEVLDRGLLCGFVERWHAETNNFHLPVGEMTITLDDVSNLLHLPIGWSYEHFMSIRMRRMKPLYSEDQPRCRMYDAGKGKNVHSSGFPYSLYGHTQIIPHNPSVLRHGDPDTNEMDRRWLHYADYVINDMAKAPYPGACVEGYMSWFRFVSHPYVIHVEDDERPLLVPSDARGHGAHPEESHTALGICRRIIQTLQPLLNHGDVVEGSPVWEGIQAAIMLAREATDDRDVYVRRHSRRND
- the LOC137805554 gene encoding uncharacterized protein; the encoded protein is MVGHPYAGRLSLEKKVMVEDMTKTSVKTRNILLTMKEINEKNVTTIKRVYNAMCVHRRSQRGHRTKMQQFMLLLERDMYVHWCRCEEVSNVVQDIFWTHPDSVKLVNSFNIVMLMDSTYKTNKYKMPLLEVVGITSTGLIFSVAFCLLAAEKENIFLWALDRLKGLFLRIDSYPRVVVCDRDIALMNAVRIVFPKAYNLLCRFHIDKNVKAKCKMLVHLREAWDQVMQAWGFVVDCDIVEAFEDRVNALQVVCSPWPIFVDYVMDTWLRPHKEKFVKAWIDKFEDIAGEQYSSELSIDKEFEVIAKRFKELDVAGKVNIKTKLQEMAFPEKISINAPHAKFPIGYHPYILDVVDVKADGHCGYRVVVAELGMGEESWAVVRMNLLKELSEWRQEYVELFSGDERYEYLKKSLLVDHMSMVRMTKTLSFVLCISPFNFVPQLNLQVGTDKWMTIPDMGYVITNQYNAILVSLSMIQSLTIFPLRTQPPSNFTQHRIITIEHVHGNQFVQVKLKVGCPIPPTDILWASHCYPTTQSWISKCKTAKDMWDTLKVAHGHNESKEAMTKSQARRKRRQNKKSLNLCFMARKEDDSSSVSS